One stretch of Anaerobacillus alkaliphilus DNA includes these proteins:
- a CDS encoding YuzD family protein encodes MNSPVKIYVYGAEVKCASCVNLPSASETFEWIEAAVNRKFPENQYEYIYVDLHAPANDTEQEMATRIVEEDLFYPVVVINDEIVAEGNPRLPDIYKKLEQLQ; translated from the coding sequence GTGAATAGTCCTGTAAAAATATATGTTTATGGAGCAGAAGTAAAGTGTGCGAGTTGTGTAAATTTGCCATCTGCATCTGAAACCTTCGAATGGATTGAGGCAGCAGTAAATCGGAAATTTCCGGAAAATCAGTATGAATATATTTATGTTGATTTACATGCACCTGCAAATGATACAGAACAAGAGATGGCTACAAGAATTGTAGAAGAGGACTTGTTTTACCCAGTAGTCGTAATAAATGATGAAATTGTAGCAGAAGGCAATCCGAGATTACCTGATATTTACAAAAAGCTAGAACAGTTACAATAA
- a CDS encoding NAD(P)/FAD-dependent oxidoreductase: MKHIVILGGGYGGLRIIQKLLASNKLSDFRITLVDKVPYHCLKTEYYALAAGTEADQHLRVTFPTDERLDIKYGDIKSVNLNEKTVSFKNSEEELAFDQVVIGLGCEDKYHGVPGAAEHTLSIQTIRKARMAYHKIQDVGPGGTVSIVGGGLSGVELASELRESRPDLKVILFDRGKTILSMFPPKLHLYVQKWLIDHGVTLVNQANITKVEENILYNHDEPTHSDAIIWTAGIQANEVVRNLDVEKDSMGRVILTKHHHIEGYEDIFVVGDCAALNHAPSAQLAEAQGEQIVMIMERMHNNEPLPEMMPKIKLKGVLGSLGKKHGFGVMGDRTLLGRVPRVLKSGVLWMYKYHTG; this comes from the coding sequence ATGAAACATATCGTTATATTAGGTGGCGGCTATGGGGGATTAAGAATAATCCAAAAGTTGTTAGCAAGCAACAAACTCTCAGACTTTCGTATTACTTTAGTGGACAAAGTTCCTTATCACTGCTTAAAGACAGAATACTATGCTTTAGCTGCAGGAACAGAAGCTGATCAGCATCTGAGAGTAACTTTTCCGACTGATGAGAGACTAGATATCAAGTACGGAGATATAAAATCAGTTAATCTAAATGAAAAAACAGTTTCTTTTAAAAACTCAGAAGAAGAACTTGCATTCGATCAAGTTGTCATTGGCTTAGGCTGTGAAGATAAGTACCATGGTGTTCCTGGTGCTGCTGAACACACGTTAAGTATACAGACTATTAGAAAGGCACGAATGGCTTATCATAAAATCCAAGACGTTGGACCCGGCGGAACAGTTTCAATTGTTGGTGGCGGTTTAAGTGGCGTTGAGTTAGCAAGTGAGCTTCGTGAAAGTAGACCTGATCTTAAAGTAATTCTTTTTGACCGTGGGAAAACAATTCTTTCAATGTTTCCACCAAAGCTCCACCTTTATGTTCAAAAATGGCTTATCGACCATGGTGTTACGTTAGTTAACCAAGCAAATATTACAAAAGTTGAAGAAAATATTCTCTATAATCACGACGAACCTACTCATTCAGATGCGATAATCTGGACAGCTGGAATTCAGGCAAATGAAGTCGTTCGAAATTTAGATGTAGAAAAAGACTCAATGGGACGCGTCATTCTGACAAAACATCACCATATTGAAGGATATGAAGATATTTTTGTTGTAGGCGACTGTGCGGCATTAAATCATGCGCCAAGCGCCCAATTAGCTGAGGCACAAGGCGAACAAATTGTTATGATTATGGAAAGAATGCATAACAACGAGCCTCTTCCGGAAATGATGCCAAAAATTAAACTCAAAGGCGTCCTTGGCTCACTTGGGAAGAAACACGGGTTTGGAGTTATGGGTGATCGAACTCTATTAGGACGTGTTCCTCGTGTGTTAAAGTCTGGTGTGTTATGGATGTATAAATATCATACTGGTTGA
- a CDS encoding YuzB family protein gives MRPIIEFCATNLASGSQKALEILEKDPDLDVIEYGCLSFCGRCSRSQFALVNGEVVTGETSEELVKKIYAFIEENLVF, from the coding sequence ATGAGACCAATCATAGAATTTTGTGCAACAAACTTAGCTAGTGGTAGTCAAAAAGCATTAGAGATCCTTGAAAAGGATCCTGATTTAGATGTGATAGAATATGGTTGTTTGAGCTTCTGTGGAAGATGCTCCAGAAGTCAATTTGCACTCGTCAACGGAGAAGTGGTCACGGGTGAGACAAGTGAAGAGTTAGTAAAAAAAATATATGCATTTATTGAAGAAAACTTAGTTTTTTAA